From the Caballeronia sp. NK8 genome, one window contains:
- a CDS encoding amidohydrolase family protein — MSTPATEIEVGEEMVAGFAKKGLGQVQAATTRDRGIGPFKRLVLRGAMVIDGTGAPPWGPADIVVENGGITQLAAVGVPGLPINSARRPAAGHHEIDCTGKFVTPGFIDCHAHIGTPFHAENGEMLPADYIYKLWLAHGVTSVREAGTMNGLAWTQQQAAAADEGKIAAPTLYPYVYFPAVNDYLKTIYTPEQGREWLRKAHAKGARGVKFFGAPPAIMQAALDESKKLGLRTCCHHAQLSVGRMNSLRTARWGLTSTEHAYGIPEALFDGRTLQSVADDYNYNDEYMRFATAGQAFLQAARPGSAKWNEVIEAFLEAGHTFVPTMNVYDSNRDLMRARRADWHDEYTDSTTWKYFQPQRGGHGAYFYRWSVKNEIEWKESFSILMTFLNEYKNRGGRVCAGSDSGFMYQVYGFGFVRELELFQEAGFSSLEVLRAATSHASELLGIEDEAGTLEVGKRADILVHDQNPLTDFKLLYGTGAVRLNEETNGPEFKRCLQKTIRGGMVYDVDELLSDVREMVAGTWPEASKNLRTK; from the coding sequence ATGAGCACGCCCGCAACAGAGATTGAAGTTGGCGAAGAAATGGTGGCAGGTTTCGCCAAAAAGGGACTGGGACAAGTGCAGGCGGCAACGACGCGAGACCGCGGCATTGGCCCCTTCAAACGGCTCGTGCTGCGTGGCGCGATGGTCATCGACGGCACCGGCGCGCCGCCGTGGGGACCGGCCGACATCGTCGTTGAAAACGGGGGCATTACTCAGCTTGCGGCGGTCGGTGTCCCTGGACTACCCATCAACTCGGCGCGTCGACCAGCAGCGGGTCACCACGAAATCGACTGCACCGGCAAGTTCGTCACGCCTGGCTTCATCGATTGCCACGCGCATATCGGTACGCCGTTCCATGCTGAGAACGGCGAGATGCTGCCGGCTGACTATATCTACAAGCTTTGGCTCGCGCACGGTGTGACGAGCGTACGCGAAGCCGGGACGATGAACGGCCTCGCGTGGACGCAGCAGCAGGCTGCCGCCGCAGATGAAGGCAAGATTGCCGCGCCGACGCTCTATCCATACGTCTATTTCCCGGCGGTCAACGACTATCTGAAGACCATCTACACGCCGGAGCAAGGTCGCGAATGGCTGCGCAAGGCGCACGCGAAAGGTGCGCGGGGCGTGAAATTCTTCGGAGCACCGCCTGCAATCATGCAAGCGGCTCTCGACGAAAGTAAGAAGCTCGGGTTGCGGACGTGTTGTCACCATGCGCAGCTTTCAGTTGGTCGCATGAACTCGCTACGCACGGCTCGCTGGGGTCTCACGAGTACCGAGCACGCGTACGGCATCCCTGAAGCGTTGTTCGATGGTCGCACACTCCAGAGCGTCGCTGACGACTACAACTACAACGACGAGTACATGCGGTTTGCGACCGCCGGGCAGGCCTTCCTTCAAGCAGCGCGACCAGGAAGCGCCAAGTGGAACGAGGTCATCGAAGCATTCTTGGAAGCAGGTCACACGTTCGTTCCGACGATGAACGTGTACGACAGTAACCGTGACCTGATGCGTGCACGTCGCGCCGACTGGCACGACGAGTACACGGACAGCACAACGTGGAAGTACTTTCAGCCCCAACGAGGCGGACACGGTGCGTACTTCTATCGATGGTCGGTGAAGAACGAAATCGAATGGAAGGAAAGCTTCAGCATTCTCATGACGTTCCTCAATGAGTACAAGAATCGCGGCGGGCGCGTTTGCGCGGGCAGCGATTCAGGATTCATGTATCAGGTTTACGGTTTCGGCTTTGTTCGTGAGCTTGAGTTATTCCAAGAGGCCGGCTTCTCTTCGCTCGAAGTCTTGCGCGCGGCGACGTCACACGCCTCGGAGCTCCTTGGTATTGAGGACGAAGCCGGCACGCTGGAAGTCGGCAAACGTGCGGACATCCTGGTTCACGACCAGAATCCGCTCACCGACTTTAAGCTGCTGTATGGCACCGGTGCGGTCCGACTGAATGAGGAGACGAACGGTCCTGAATTCAAGCGGTGCCTTCAAAAGACGATTCGAGGAGGGATGGTGTACGACGTCGACGAGCTGCTTTCAGACGTTCGCGAGATGGTGGCAGGGACTTGGCCGGAAGCGTCCAAGAATTTGCGCACAAAGTGA
- a CDS encoding tRNA-binding protein — MSETSPYEAFSMVDMRAGRIARVELNTEARKPAYKIWIDFGELGDLATSGQYTALYQAEELVGQIVVCAVNLGSRRIGGFKSEVLMLGVENAEGAVVYLKPERDVAPGTKVF, encoded by the coding sequence ATGAGCGAAACATCCCCTTACGAAGCGTTTTCAATGGTTGACATGCGCGCCGGCCGTATCGCGCGAGTCGAATTGAATACGGAAGCACGCAAGCCTGCGTACAAAATCTGGATTGATTTTGGCGAACTCGGCGACCTGGCGACGAGCGGACAATACACAGCGCTGTACCAGGCTGAAGAGCTCGTAGGCCAGATTGTCGTCTGCGCAGTCAATCTCGGGAGTCGCCGCATTGGCGGCTTCAAGTCTGAGGTGCTGATGCTTGGTGTCGAGAACGCAGAAGGCGCGGTCGTGTACCTGAAGCCCGAGCGCGACGTGGCGCCTGGCACGAAGGTGTTTTAA
- a CDS encoding GTP-binding protein, with product MQSGPQFVIVSGALGSGKTSLLEALLACEDASDTAVIVNEAGEINIDGAVLSESGRGMSMATLSNGCVCCSMTSDLVTTVQDLVQFRRAAGKELFSRIVLECSGLSRPGPIVSSLQELAELRLKLHLITTYDCSRPAMQAGDFEDAVAQLVGANTIVLTKVDLVPSGKRDEALQAVAAVNPMAHVVNEFSATVRAREAFQPQSNGAPVTGDVSNSTSGRRRLLHPRVRVFRAKLHEEVSWDGALDWLENIAGALGERLLRVKAIVPGENRSDRILLQSVGTTFSAPRRLSASKSAPVGAVIIARDCGRQELDEISTERVVSWFEYQ from the coding sequence ATGCAATCTGGGCCTCAATTTGTTATTGTCTCCGGGGCGCTCGGCAGCGGGAAGACCTCGCTTCTCGAGGCTTTGCTCGCTTGCGAGGACGCTTCCGACACAGCCGTCATCGTCAATGAAGCCGGCGAGATAAATATCGACGGAGCAGTACTCTCCGAATCGGGGCGTGGCATGTCGATGGCCACGCTCAGCAACGGCTGCGTCTGTTGTTCGATGACGAGTGACCTCGTCACGACCGTTCAGGACCTGGTTCAATTTCGTAGGGCCGCGGGCAAAGAACTTTTTTCTCGTATTGTGTTGGAGTGCAGCGGTCTCTCGCGGCCAGGTCCAATCGTCTCGTCGTTGCAGGAACTCGCTGAGCTCCGGCTCAAGCTGCACCTAATAACAACGTATGACTGCAGTCGTCCCGCGATGCAGGCCGGCGACTTTGAAGACGCTGTTGCCCAGCTTGTCGGTGCCAACACAATCGTGCTTACAAAAGTCGACCTCGTTCCTAGCGGGAAACGCGACGAAGCATTGCAAGCAGTTGCTGCCGTCAATCCGATGGCTCATGTTGTCAACGAATTCTCAGCGACGGTCCGTGCCCGCGAAGCGTTTCAGCCACAAAGCAACGGTGCTCCGGTCACCGGCGATGTGTCGAACAGCACTTCTGGGCGCCGCCGCTTGCTCCATCCGAGAGTCCGCGTCTTCCGCGCAAAGCTTCATGAAGAAGTGTCGTGGGATGGGGCGCTCGATTGGCTGGAGAATATTGCCGGCGCACTCGGGGAGCGGTTGCTCCGTGTCAAAGCAATTGTGCCTGGAGAAAATCGCAGCGACCGGATTCTGCTCCAAAGCGTAGGAACTACGTTCTCCGCCCCGCGTCGTCTGTCAGCCAGCAAGTCTGCGCCAGTGGGCGCGGTCATCATCGCGCGAGACTGCGGGCGACAGGAATTGGATGAAATTTCCACGGAACGGGTAGTAAGCTGGTTCGAATACCAATAG
- the gabT gene encoding 4-aminobutyrate--2-oxoglutarate transaminase: MNKELDKDQSAAALRETYVARGVATAHPIVATRAAGAYLWDDKGRKYLDFVGGIGVLNVGHNHPAVVAAVQQQLESFSHVCFQVVGYEPYIRLAARLSELVAPGQGYKSVFLTTGAEAVENAIKIARGYTNRPGVIAFRGGFHGRTLLGMSLTGMSAPYKQNFGPFAPDVYHAPYPNAYHGISLDDALKALQTIFSTQIQPERVAAIILEPVQGDGGFLAAPTEFMQALRELTTKHGIVLICDEIQTGFGRTGKMFGFQHSGIQPDLVTVAKSLAGGLPISGVVGRAEIVDAPQPGGLGGTYGGNPLGCAAANAVLDIFEQENLLERSVKIGEQLRAGLEALKADYPEMGEIRQTGAMVAVEFVSDAQAKTPDGALVQRILDAARGEGLLIIKCGVERNVVRFLSPLTVSDQDVSDALGMFGRAVAAAKKAA, encoded by the coding sequence ATGAACAAGGAACTCGACAAAGACCAAAGCGCCGCTGCGCTTCGTGAAACCTACGTCGCGCGCGGCGTCGCGACAGCACACCCCATTGTTGCGACTCGCGCTGCGGGTGCCTACCTGTGGGACGACAAGGGTCGGAAGTATCTCGATTTCGTCGGCGGCATCGGTGTGCTGAACGTGGGCCATAACCACCCGGCGGTCGTCGCGGCTGTTCAGCAACAGCTCGAGTCCTTCTCGCACGTCTGTTTCCAGGTCGTCGGCTACGAGCCGTACATTCGCCTTGCAGCACGGCTGTCGGAACTGGTTGCACCTGGCCAAGGTTACAAGTCGGTCTTCCTGACGACGGGCGCTGAGGCGGTTGAGAACGCAATCAAGATTGCGCGCGGGTACACGAACCGCCCGGGCGTGATTGCCTTCCGTGGCGGCTTCCATGGCCGCACGCTCCTCGGCATGTCGCTCACGGGCATGAGCGCTCCCTACAAGCAGAACTTCGGACCGTTCGCCCCCGACGTCTACCATGCGCCGTATCCGAACGCGTACCACGGTATTAGCTTGGACGACGCCCTGAAGGCACTGCAGACTATCTTCAGCACCCAAATTCAGCCCGAGCGCGTGGCTGCAATCATTCTCGAGCCCGTTCAAGGAGACGGTGGTTTTCTTGCGGCGCCGACTGAGTTCATGCAAGCACTGCGCGAGTTGACGACGAAGCACGGCATCGTCCTGATTTGCGATGAAATCCAGACCGGCTTTGGTCGCACCGGCAAGATGTTTGGGTTCCAGCATTCGGGCATTCAGCCGGACCTCGTGACGGTGGCGAAGAGCCTTGCCGGCGGTTTGCCTATCTCGGGCGTGGTCGGTCGCGCTGAAATCGTCGACGCGCCGCAGCCGGGCGGCCTCGGTGGCACGTATGGCGGGAACCCGCTTGGTTGTGCCGCAGCGAACGCCGTACTCGACATCTTCGAACAGGAAAACCTGCTTGAGCGTAGCGTCAAGATTGGCGAGCAGCTGCGCGCCGGCCTCGAAGCGCTGAAGGCGGATTACCCGGAAATGGGCGAAATCCGTCAGACAGGCGCAATGGTTGCGGTCGAGTTCGTCTCCGATGCACAAGCGAAGACGCCCGACGGCGCCCTTGTCCAACGTATCCTCGACGCCGCACGCGGAGAAGGGTTGCTCATCATCAAGTGCGGCGTCGAGCGAAATGTTGTTCGCTTCCTGTCGCCCCTGACCGTCTCTGACCAAGACGTGTCCGATGCACTGGGCATGTTCGGGCGTGCGGTTGCCGCCGCAAAGAAGGCCGCTTAA
- a CDS encoding HIT family protein, producing the protein MTSSPCPFCEIPKSRIVAQNSHAFWIHDGYPVSPGHSLVIPKRHVGSFFDVSKDERESLLALLEHAKAASVVSFNPDGFNIGINDGPAAGQTVPHLHIHLIPRFVDDVADPRGGIRWVIPAKADYWSQRD; encoded by the coding sequence ATGACGTCATCACCCTGCCCCTTCTGCGAGATTCCGAAGTCACGCATCGTCGCACAGAACTCGCACGCCTTCTGGATACACGATGGCTACCCGGTTTCGCCTGGGCATAGCCTCGTTATTCCGAAACGCCATGTTGGCTCATTCTTCGATGTAAGCAAAGATGAGCGCGAGTCCCTGCTAGCCTTACTTGAGCACGCGAAAGCTGCGTCGGTCGTGTCTTTCAACCCCGACGGATTCAACATCGGCATCAACGATGGTCCAGCGGCCGGACAAACAGTGCCTCACCTTCACATTCATCTAATACCGCGCTTTGTGGACGACGTTGCAGACCCTCGCGGCGGGATTCGGTGGGTAATACCCGCGAAGGCAGACTACTGGAGCCAGCGCGATTGA
- a CDS encoding MFS transporter, whose translation MNTVNLAENYVDEKSARRRAIVATVLGNGFEWFDFMVYGFFAITIAKLFFPTGNELTSLMLSVATFGVGFLVRPFGGILIGIYSDRAGRKAALSLTILLMCAGTAIIGLAPTYSQIGIAAPCLIVFARLLQGFSAGGEMGTATAFLTEHAPKGKKAYYSSWIQTSIGFAVLLGACFGTGITLGMSTADMEGWGWRIPFLSGLLIGPIGFFIRRNLEETPVFLDAEKSKTPLADVLRDYPWQAFASFAMVVLWTVCIYVILFYMPTFSVKVLRLPQSASFIAAMVGGGVITVCSPFTGWYSDKVGRKWLLGGASAAMLVLAWPLFAMIVKSPSVATLCVFQGVFGVLIAIYTGPILAALSETFPTKVLSTGLSVAYNLAVMTFGGFASLILTWLISTTGTPMAPALYVIFAAAFSLLGVLFGYRQPKEA comes from the coding sequence ATGAACACAGTAAATTTGGCAGAAAACTACGTAGACGAGAAATCTGCACGACGGCGCGCCATCGTGGCAACCGTTCTGGGGAATGGCTTCGAGTGGTTCGACTTCATGGTGTATGGCTTCTTTGCTATCACCATCGCGAAGCTGTTCTTCCCGACAGGTAACGAGCTGACATCGCTGATGCTTTCAGTCGCGACCTTCGGCGTCGGCTTTCTTGTGCGCCCATTCGGCGGCATCCTTATCGGCATCTATTCCGACCGAGCTGGCCGCAAAGCTGCTTTGTCGCTGACCATTCTATTGATGTGTGCAGGTACGGCAATCATCGGGCTGGCTCCGACCTACTCGCAGATTGGCATCGCCGCACCTTGCCTGATTGTCTTTGCACGTCTGCTACAGGGCTTCTCAGCTGGTGGCGAGATGGGCACGGCGACGGCGTTCCTGACCGAACACGCCCCCAAGGGCAAGAAGGCGTACTACTCAAGCTGGATTCAGACGAGCATCGGCTTCGCAGTGCTCCTGGGTGCCTGCTTCGGCACGGGCATTACGCTTGGCATGTCCACTGCGGACATGGAAGGCTGGGGCTGGCGCATCCCGTTCTTGTCTGGCCTGCTCATCGGACCCATCGGCTTCTTCATCCGTCGCAACCTGGAGGAAACGCCCGTCTTCCTTGACGCAGAAAAGTCGAAGACGCCGTTGGCTGACGTTCTTCGTGACTATCCGTGGCAAGCCTTCGCAAGTTTCGCGATGGTCGTGCTCTGGACGGTGTGTATCTATGTGATTCTGTTCTACATGCCGACGTTTTCGGTGAAGGTCCTGAGGCTTCCGCAGTCCGCATCCTTCATTGCGGCAATGGTGGGCGGCGGCGTCATCACGGTCTGCTCCCCGTTCACTGGCTGGTATTCGGATAAAGTCGGCCGCAAGTGGCTCTTGGGCGGTGCGTCGGCCGCGATGCTTGTTCTTGCCTGGCCGCTGTTTGCAATGATTGTTAAGTCGCCGTCTGTCGCAACGTTGTGCGTATTCCAAGGTGTGTTCGGCGTGCTCATCGCGATTTACACGGGACCCATCCTGGCCGCACTTTCGGAAACTTTTCCGACCAAGGTGCTTTCGACCGGTCTCTCGGTTGCCTACAATCTCGCGGTCATGACGTTCGGCGGCTTTGCATCGCTCATCCTGACGTGGCTTATTAGCACGACGGGAACGCCCATGGCACCGGCGCTCTACGTCATCTTTGCC
- a CDS encoding H-NS family nucleoid-associated regulatory protein: MTTLEKIQARMKMLQTQAEAIVAKQAQAAVDQIRELMLKHGLTTADIEAKAKAKRDAKAGGRTAANRGVKAPIVSKGKLPAKYLNPKTGETWSGHARPPAWIKDVKDRTKFLIDGAGSASSAKTVAASAGKTPARRVQSKGALPAKYQDPKSGLTWSGRGPAPAWLASAKDRSKFLIENAPAASSDSPATSKSTKLKAAPETSVAGKKVGAKKVDASKKPAGAKKAARKASAKSTVTAKKASARKTTSRKVTPTTTAVTTPTPEAATTVSA, encoded by the coding sequence ATGACCACACTCGAGAAAATCCAGGCGCGTATGAAGATGCTTCAGACACAGGCCGAAGCGATTGTCGCCAAGCAAGCTCAAGCCGCAGTGGACCAGATTCGCGAACTTATGCTGAAGCACGGGCTTACGACTGCAGACATTGAAGCCAAAGCGAAAGCGAAGAGAGACGCAAAGGCAGGCGGTCGCACTGCCGCCAATCGAGGCGTTAAGGCACCTATCGTTAGCAAAGGAAAGCTGCCCGCAAAATACTTGAATCCAAAAACCGGCGAGACTTGGAGCGGACACGCTCGACCGCCCGCTTGGATTAAGGACGTCAAAGACCGCACGAAATTTCTCATCGATGGCGCTGGTAGCGCGTCTTCAGCAAAAACGGTCGCCGCGTCCGCCGGAAAGACTCCCGCTCGCAGAGTGCAATCAAAAGGTGCGTTGCCTGCAAAATACCAGGACCCCAAGTCCGGACTGACATGGAGCGGTCGCGGTCCCGCACCTGCGTGGCTGGCCTCTGCCAAGGACCGGTCCAAGTTCCTGATTGAGAATGCCCCTGCCGCCTCGTCGGATTCTCCCGCGACGAGCAAGTCGACCAAGTTGAAGGCCGCACCGGAAACCAGCGTCGCGGGCAAAAAGGTGGGTGCCAAGAAGGTCGACGCATCGAAAAAGCCTGCGGGCGCAAAGAAGGCTGCGAGGAAGGCTTCGGCAAAGTCAACCGTCACTGCAAAGAAGGCCTCTGCTCGCAAAACAACGTCCCGGAAAGTCACGCCCACGACGACGGCGGTGACGACGCCGACGCCTGAAGCAGCGACTACCGTCTCGGCGTGA
- a CDS encoding HNH endonuclease → MSTSLPPSPEAQLAFLAKLQRLFAEGDFTATYKLALLIAFAELAVEHGTDDGAELHLTVRQIAERFIYLYWKQTTPYGTGRVGCEPGILIQNLGVQAAVVSAIAEFRASSPYSSALQASSLPQYASLVSKVAAVVSAQPLKYLQNFAGATDSFLYERQSRGVVRLKPGVSYCLRRFYTLVEQMARTKWVAHIKSNRRNHPILGSSDDLADFLFSSSRQSLAIIGAELRKLDGPKCFYCGEGLNEADVDHFVPFSLYSRDLAHNFVLAHAACNRSKSDTLAAKPHLERWLERLVHKQQQLAEIGLLAGVSGDKRIVQRVATWGYTVASDTGGRAWLSPATYEDVDSLYLTLLSEA, encoded by the coding sequence TTGAGCACAAGCCTACCGCCATCCCCAGAAGCGCAGCTGGCTTTCCTCGCGAAGCTTCAACGACTGTTCGCGGAAGGCGACTTCACTGCGACCTACAAACTCGCGCTCCTGATTGCATTTGCAGAGCTGGCGGTCGAACATGGAACCGATGACGGAGCAGAGCTCCACTTGACCGTTCGGCAGATTGCTGAACGGTTCATATACCTATATTGGAAACAAACGACGCCATACGGGACAGGCCGTGTAGGATGCGAGCCCGGAATTCTGATTCAAAACCTGGGCGTCCAGGCCGCTGTAGTGAGCGCTATCGCAGAATTCCGCGCCAGCTCGCCTTACTCCTCTGCTTTGCAAGCCTCCAGTCTGCCCCAATATGCCTCGTTGGTTTCAAAGGTCGCGGCGGTAGTCTCTGCGCAACCTCTGAAATACCTGCAAAACTTTGCCGGCGCGACTGATTCGTTTCTGTATGAGAGACAGTCGCGTGGGGTGGTCAGATTGAAGCCTGGCGTAAGCTATTGTCTTCGCCGCTTTTACACCCTCGTTGAACAGATGGCACGGACGAAGTGGGTCGCGCATATCAAGTCGAACCGCCGCAACCATCCGATTCTCGGGAGCTCCGACGACCTCGCTGACTTCCTATTCTCGTCGTCTCGACAGTCTCTTGCCATCATCGGTGCCGAATTGCGCAAGCTCGATGGACCGAAATGCTTCTACTGTGGGGAGGGTCTGAACGAAGCCGATGTCGACCACTTCGTACCGTTCTCGCTCTACTCGCGTGACCTTGCTCACAACTTCGTTCTGGCGCACGCCGCTTGCAATCGAAGCAAGTCAGATACGCTTGCGGCGAAGCCGCACCTCGAACGTTGGCTCGAAAGGCTCGTGCACAAACAACAGCAGCTCGCTGAAATTGGACTGCTAGCCGGTGTTTCAGGCGACAAAAGGATTGTCCAACGCGTAGCAACGTGGGGTTACACGGTCGCGAGCGATACGGGCGGACGGGCATGGTTGTCCCCTGCCACATACGAAGACGTCGATTCGCTCTATCTCACTTTGCTCTCAGAGGCCTAG
- a CDS encoding aldehyde dehydrogenase: protein MSDGPNDALELDAPAAVGRAASRAVRCFDVLSPYDETVVGRALDVDFSTLALRLDKGSRAARALRNTLPVQQRFRKWATKIDARRDELARIISLETGKPIRFARVEVATALAALDACVSCPPISLVRDWIAAHAAYSIANWCDPVLSTVREVATVLSSGRALVIKPSSRAPSAPSALAALWCEGDELDALFCVGPSTDPVGMLRTAVMSWQVTEVRFQGSRDVGTFVSNVCDEAVVPVSISKSERLPLVVHAGADIQATCDALINRAILQPLLTFPGRISCLYIHDSVADSFISALVDKLSCLHVGNPLDDETDIGPVIDDVATGLISEQVEDALFDGAMLRCGKTHPDGRLIRPIVIDHAKPSMRVCVEELEGPLLPVVRFHQFSELPNTTCLTVDSLNLLDTGERFEP from the coding sequence ATGTCCGATGGACCGAACGACGCACTGGAACTTGATGCGCCCGCTGCGGTAGGCAGGGCGGCGTCGAGGGCCGTGCGTTGTTTCGACGTTTTGAGCCCCTACGATGAGACCGTCGTTGGTCGCGCACTCGATGTCGACTTCAGCACCCTCGCATTAAGACTTGATAAGGGCTCGCGAGCGGCGCGAGCGCTCCGAAACACTCTGCCCGTTCAACAGCGATTTCGGAAATGGGCAACAAAGATTGATGCGCGGCGCGATGAGCTGGCCCGCATCATCAGCCTCGAGACGGGAAAACCCATTCGATTCGCCCGTGTGGAGGTAGCTACGGCCCTGGCGGCGCTGGACGCTTGCGTCTCCTGTCCGCCTATATCGCTCGTACGCGACTGGATTGCGGCGCATGCAGCATATTCCATTGCGAACTGGTGTGACCCCGTGCTGTCAACGGTGCGGGAGGTCGCGACGGTCCTGAGCTCCGGGCGGGCTCTTGTCATCAAGCCGTCGTCCCGAGCGCCGTCCGCGCCGTCGGCGCTTGCGGCGCTTTGGTGTGAAGGCGACGAGCTGGACGCGCTCTTTTGCGTTGGACCTTCTACTGACCCAGTCGGTATGCTCCGCACGGCCGTAATGAGTTGGCAAGTTACCGAGGTCAGGTTCCAAGGGAGCCGCGACGTCGGAACGTTCGTGTCCAACGTATGTGACGAGGCCGTGGTGCCTGTGAGCATTTCGAAGAGCGAGCGACTTCCTCTTGTGGTTCACGCCGGAGCCGACATACAAGCAACGTGCGATGCGTTAATCAATCGCGCAATCCTGCAACCGCTGCTAACTTTCCCTGGCCGCATATCGTGTCTGTACATACACGATTCCGTGGCAGATTCCTTTATCTCAGCGCTTGTCGACAAGCTGAGCTGTCTGCACGTCGGAAACCCGCTTGATGATGAAACGGACATTGGACCGGTCATCGATGACGTGGCTACTGGATTGATATCAGAGCAGGTAGAAGACGCTCTGTTCGACGGTGCAATGCTTCGGTGTGGAAAAACCCACCCTGATGGGCGTCTCATTCGACCAATCGTCATAGACCATGCTAAGCCATCGATGCGTGTATGCGTCGAGGAGCTTGAGGGGCCACTTCTGCCTGTCGTGCGGTTCCACCAGTTTTCAGAACTTCCCAACACAACGTGTTTGACCGTTGATTCGCTGAATCTGTTAGATACGGGTGAGCGGTTCGAACCGTAG